From the Acidobacteriota bacterium genome, one window contains:
- a CDS encoding PA domain-containing protein: MSNRNLLFLPFLAVLCFVMALAPAQPAAAANIVVNNVDAPGIGFNDPTPATPLGGNPGTTLGDQRLIAFQFAADLWGATLDSNVDIVVQATFQPLGCTPTSGTLGSAGTIQIFTNFPGAILPNHWYHSALANKLAGFDLTPGPPDPGLLVPPFNDDIVAFFNGAINNDPNCIGGANWYYGLDNNPGANEIDFLNVLMHELAHGLGFANFINETDGTGPLGLPDVYTAFTRDNTLGINWNVMTDAQRAFSAANTGEVVWDGPIVTAQAPNFLGNRPVMTINSPGSIAGTYQIQTAAFGAQLTTAGLTGNVVLADDGSGVVTDACEPLVNGAQVAGNIALVDRGACAFTLKALNAQAAGAVAVLIANNVAGGPAPMGGFDANVTITSVGLTLDDGNTIKGELPGVNVTLGLDPNLLAGADDNGLVRLYAPSVVALGSSISHWDTVATPNLLMEPFISADLATATTTDLTPYLLADEGWMLLDSDGDGLPNIEDACPSSDLGSTVVIDGCDSGVTNTLLADGCSITDLILACADGAGNHGAFVSCAAQVGNDLKRAGVISGRDKGQIQSCAASSSLP; the protein is encoded by the coding sequence ATGTCGAATCGTAATCTTTTGTTCTTGCCCTTCCTTGCCGTTCTCTGCTTCGTGATGGCCCTGGCGCCGGCCCAGCCCGCCGCGGCCGCCAACATCGTGGTCAACAACGTCGACGCCCCGGGCATCGGTTTCAACGACCCTACTCCGGCGACGCCCCTGGGCGGCAACCCCGGAACCACCCTCGGTGACCAGCGTCTCATCGCCTTCCAGTTCGCGGCGGACCTTTGGGGGGCCACCCTGGACAGCAACGTCGACATCGTCGTCCAGGCGACGTTCCAGCCGTTGGGTTGCACGCCCACCAGCGGAACCCTGGGCTCGGCGGGTACGATCCAGATCTTCACCAACTTCCCCGGGGCGATTCTGCCCAACCACTGGTATCACTCGGCCTTGGCCAACAAGCTGGCGGGCTTCGATCTGACCCCCGGACCGCCGGACCCGGGCCTGTTGGTGCCGCCGTTCAACGACGACATCGTGGCCTTCTTCAACGGCGCCATCAACAACGACCCCAACTGCATCGGGGGAGCTAATTGGTACTACGGTCTGGACAACAACCCGGGCGCCAATGAGATCGACTTCCTCAACGTGCTGATGCACGAGCTGGCCCACGGCTTGGGCTTCGCCAACTTCATCAACGAGACCGACGGCACCGGCCCCCTGGGGCTGCCGGACGTCTACACCGCCTTCACCCGGGACAACACCCTGGGCATCAACTGGAATGTCATGACCGATGCCCAGCGGGCGTTCTCGGCGGCCAACACCGGCGAGGTGGTTTGGGATGGCCCCATCGTCACCGCTCAGGCGCCCAACTTCCTGGGCAACCGTCCGGTGATGACCATCAACTCGCCGGGCTCCATCGCCGGCACCTACCAGATCCAGACCGCCGCCTTCGGTGCTCAGCTGACCACCGCCGGTCTCACCGGCAATGTGGTGCTGGCGGATGACGGCAGCGGTGTGGTCACCGACGCCTGCGAGCCGCTGGTCAACGGCGCCCAGGTGGCGGGCAATATCGCTCTCGTCGACCGCGGTGCCTGCGCCTTCACCCTGAAGGCTCTCAACGCCCAGGCGGCGGGCGCGGTGGCGGTGCTCATCGCCAACAACGTTGCCGGCGGGCCGGCTCCCATGGGTGGCTTCGACGCCAACGTCACCATCACCTCCGTGGGGCTCACCCTCGATGACGGCAACACCATCAAGGGCGAGCTGCCCGGGGTCAACGTCACCCTGGGATTGGATCCCAATCTGCTGGCGGGGGCCGACGACAACGGCCTCGTGCGTCTCTACGCTCCGTCGGTGGTGGCTCTCGGCTCGTCCATCTCCCATTGGGATACGGTGGCCACGCCGAACCTGCTGATGGAGCCCTTCATCAGCGCCGACCTCGCGACGGCGACCACCACCGATCTGACGCCCTATCTGCTGGCGGACGAAGGCTGGATGCTGCTCGACTCCGACGGCGACGGCCTGCCCAACATCGAGGACGCTTGTCCGAGCTCGGATCTGGGCTCGACGGTGGTCATTGACGGCTGCGATTCCGGGGTGACCAACACCCTGCTGGCCGACGGCTGCAGCATCACCGACCTGATCTTGGCCTGCGCCGACGGTGCCGGAAATCACGGCGCTTTCGTCAGCTGTGCCGCTCAGGTTGGCAACGACCTCAAGAGGGCCGGCGTGATCAGCGGCCGGGACAAGGGACAGATCCAGAGCTGCGCTGCCAGCTCCAGCCTGCCCTGA
- a CDS encoding lysophospholipid acyltransferase family protein: MKSTFKALAVGLWTAFCLTWVLVAKLAAKLLRRSPYPWLGLPYRLWARGSGRILGMHTTVKGTPPEMPFLLVTNHLSYTDILLLAGQRECAFIAKGEIAGWPGAGTICRAVDTIFIDRENRRDVVRAGSKIAEALEQGRGVVLFAEATTSPGDTILPLKTSLLAPAANRQIPVHYATISYRTEPGDPPASRDVCWWGDEGFGPHFQRLLRLQRFYATVHFSRDPIQDENRKLLAKRLRAAMLETFIPVT, from the coding sequence TTGAAGTCGACCTTCAAGGCCTTAGCGGTAGGACTATGGACTGCCTTCTGCCTGACTTGGGTGCTCGTGGCCAAGCTGGCGGCGAAGCTCCTGAGGCGCTCTCCTTACCCGTGGCTCGGCCTGCCCTATCGGCTGTGGGCCCGCGGCTCCGGGCGCATCCTCGGCATGCACACCACGGTCAAGGGAACGCCGCCGGAGATGCCCTTCCTGCTGGTCACCAACCACCTCAGCTACACGGATATCCTGCTGCTGGCGGGGCAACGGGAGTGTGCCTTCATCGCCAAGGGGGAGATCGCCGGATGGCCCGGGGCGGGCACCATCTGCCGCGCCGTGGACACCATCTTCATCGATCGGGAGAATCGCCGCGACGTGGTGCGCGCCGGCTCCAAGATCGCCGAGGCTCTCGAACAGGGGCGGGGGGTGGTGCTCTTCGCCGAGGCCACCACCTCACCGGGGGACACCATCCTCCCGCTCAAGACCTCGCTGCTGGCCCCTGCGGCGAATCGCCAGATACCGGTTCACTACGCCACCATCTCCTACCGCACGGAACCCGGGGACCCGCCGGCGAGCCGCGACGTATGCTGGTGGGGGGACGAAGGCTTCGGACCACATTTCCAGCGTCTGCTCCGCCTGCAGCGCTTCTATGCTACGGTCCACTTCAGCCGGGATCCAATCCAGGATGAGAACCGTAAACTCTTGGCAAAGCGGCTGCGGGCGGCCATGCTCGAGACCTTCATCCCAGTTACCTGA
- a CDS encoding endonuclease/exonuclease/phosphatase family protein, translating into MNFRLASYNIHRAIGVDRRFRPERIVEILADHDADIVLLQEVDEGAPRSRELDLAKELALELGFEHYAVGHNVTLRKGRYGNATLSRFPILRERNIDLTIGIRKRRGCQHTTLALGAEETSPRLEIFNMHLGLSARERRQQVGLLASSPEFAQLSHRCPCIVGGDTNDWRSQLRPFFVEALDFICATDRQTRRGPRAIQTYPSFSPRGALDRLYYRGPLQHGSVYRCRHKIAQVASDHLPVIADFSFDDAPQREDGEASAGS; encoded by the coding sequence GTGAACTTTCGTCTGGCTAGCTACAACATTCATCGGGCCATCGGCGTCGACCGGCGTTTCCGCCCGGAACGTATCGTCGAAATCCTCGCGGATCACGATGCGGACATCGTGCTGCTGCAGGAAGTCGACGAAGGTGCGCCCCGGTCCCGGGAGCTCGATCTGGCCAAAGAGCTGGCCCTCGAGCTGGGTTTCGAGCACTATGCCGTGGGGCACAACGTAACCCTGCGCAAGGGCCGCTACGGCAACGCCACCCTCAGCCGCTTTCCCATCCTGCGGGAACGCAACATCGACCTCACCATCGGCATTCGCAAACGCCGCGGCTGTCAGCACACCACTCTCGCTCTCGGTGCGGAAGAAACGAGCCCGCGGCTGGAGATCTTCAACATGCACCTGGGGCTCTCGGCGCGGGAGCGCCGGCAACAGGTCGGGTTGCTGGCCAGCTCACCGGAATTCGCCCAGCTGAGCCACCGCTGCCCGTGCATCGTCGGCGGCGACACCAACGACTGGCGCTCTCAACTGCGGCCGTTCTTCGTCGAGGCCCTGGACTTCATCTGCGCTACCGACCGCCAAACCCGCCGCGGTCCCCGGGCGATCCAGACCTATCCGTCCTTCTCCCCCCGGGGCGCCCTGGATCGGCTGTACTATCGCGGCCCCCTTCAGCACGGATCGGTCTACCGGTGCCGGCACAAGATCGCCCAGGTGGCCAGCGATCACCTTCCGGTCATCGCCGATTTCAGTTTTGACGACGCCCCCCAGCGGGAGGACGGCGAGGCCAGTGCGGGCTCCTGA
- a CDS encoding alpha/beta fold hydrolase, whose product MKRRGRRILLAYLLLLILSHGVRWFQQERSQDPSSEDHRAAQGRPFVFIEEVGGADSPPRDIRLSYQQWGDDDGAPVVLLHGSPGSSNDFARLGPKLAAERTGAYWAVAPDLPGFGDSEHDVADYSILAHARYTLQLMDQLSIQRAHLVGFSMGGGVVLEMQRLAPERVRSLSLVSAIGVQELELLGNYHLNHGLHGLQLGGLWLMREGLPHFGVLDDTFLGVPYARNFFDTDQRPLRGILRAYDGPMLIVHGRGDVLVPMAAAREHHRLVPQSRLVELERNHFFVFSAPEIFTEPLLAFLDQVDRGAAATREEVTPELRRQALEPFDPSVVPSAQGFSLVVLFLLLATATLISEDLTCIATGLMISAGRLGFFPGTLACITGIFVGDLMLYLAGRWLGRPALGRRPLRWLIDEDDVERGSRWFRRRGPLVILLSRFLPGTRLGTYFVAGLLHTRFWRFAGYFLLAVVLWTPALVGLAAWLGDDVHQLLERFGRGAWALAAAALVLLVAVRLAVSAATHQGRRRMLGRWRRWTRWEYWPRWVFYPPVVLYVLYLGLRHRHLTLFTAANPAIPDSGFVGESKSAILQGLSESPELVARWRLLPAATEPEQRKSQARSFLQEYGLSLPVVLKPDVGERGSGVRVIRTEDALDRALGETTEDLLIQEYVGGEEFGVFYLRLPEEPNAKEPSSQMTRGRIFSITDKRLPAVTGDGRRTLENLILDDDRLVPMARHYFKAQRADLDEVLEAGEERRLVDLGTHCRGALFFDAGDLASEELLEVLDRACRHYQGFYFGRFDLRVPTREHLRRGEGIRVLELNGVTSEATHIYDPAGRLTDAYRTLFEQWCLAFEIGRRNVERGHRATGVVQLLRSLVRSAEQHS is encoded by the coding sequence GTGAAGCGACGAGGACGCCGCATCCTGCTGGCGTACCTGCTCCTGCTGATCCTGTCCCACGGCGTTCGCTGGTTCCAGCAGGAACGGAGCCAAGACCCTTCCAGCGAAGATCACCGCGCAGCCCAGGGCCGGCCCTTCGTCTTTATCGAGGAGGTCGGCGGTGCCGACTCGCCGCCCCGAGACATCCGGCTCTCCTACCAGCAATGGGGCGACGACGACGGCGCGCCGGTAGTGCTGCTCCATGGCAGCCCCGGCAGCAGCAACGACTTCGCCCGGCTGGGACCGAAGCTGGCAGCGGAGCGAACCGGAGCTTATTGGGCCGTGGCGCCGGATCTGCCGGGGTTCGGCGACTCGGAGCACGATGTCGCCGACTACTCCATCCTCGCCCACGCCCGCTATACCCTCCAGCTCATGGACCAGCTGTCCATCCAGCGAGCCCACCTGGTGGGCTTCAGCATGGGTGGCGGCGTGGTTCTGGAGATGCAGCGGCTGGCGCCGGAACGGGTTCGATCGCTGAGCCTGGTCTCGGCCATCGGAGTTCAGGAATTAGAGCTGCTGGGGAACTACCACCTCAACCACGGCCTCCACGGCTTGCAGCTCGGCGGGCTGTGGCTGATGCGCGAAGGCTTGCCCCACTTCGGCGTCCTCGACGACACCTTCCTCGGCGTACCCTACGCACGCAATTTCTTTGACACGGACCAGCGCCCACTGCGCGGCATCCTCCGGGCCTATGACGGCCCCATGCTCATCGTCCACGGACGAGGCGATGTGTTGGTTCCCATGGCGGCCGCTAGGGAACACCACCGTTTGGTGCCCCAGAGCCGTCTGGTGGAGCTGGAGCGCAACCACTTCTTCGTTTTCTCGGCGCCGGAGATCTTCACCGAGCCGCTGTTGGCCTTCCTCGACCAGGTGGATCGCGGCGCTGCAGCTACCCGGGAGGAGGTGACCCCGGAGCTTCGCCGGCAGGCCTTGGAGCCCTTCGACCCTTCGGTGGTGCCGTCGGCCCAAGGCTTCTCCCTGGTGGTGCTCTTCCTGCTGCTGGCCACCGCGACCCTGATCAGCGAGGACCTCACATGCATCGCCACCGGCCTGATGATCTCCGCCGGCCGCCTGGGCTTCTTCCCCGGCACCCTCGCCTGCATCACCGGCATCTTCGTCGGAGACTTGATGCTCTACCTCGCCGGCCGCTGGCTCGGGCGCCCGGCCCTCGGCCGCCGGCCCCTGCGCTGGCTCATCGACGAGGACGACGTGGAACGAGGCTCCCGTTGGTTTCGCCGCCGCGGGCCGCTGGTCATACTGCTCAGCCGCTTTCTCCCCGGCACCCGCCTCGGCACCTACTTCGTGGCCGGCCTGCTGCACACCCGCTTCTGGCGCTTCGCCGGCTACTTCCTGCTCGCGGTGGTGTTGTGGACGCCGGCGCTGGTCGGCCTGGCGGCGTGGCTGGGGGACGACGTCCACCAGCTTCTGGAGCGCTTCGGCCGCGGCGCCTGGGCGCTGGCGGCGGCGGCTTTGGTGCTCCTAGTAGCGGTGCGACTGGCGGTTTCCGCCGCCACCCACCAGGGCCGGCGCAGGATGCTCGGCCGCTGGCGGCGGTGGACTCGCTGGGAGTACTGGCCCCGCTGGGTCTTCTACCCGCCGGTGGTGCTCTATGTGCTCTACCTGGGGTTGCGCCACCGCCATCTCACCCTGTTCACCGCCGCCAACCCGGCGATTCCCGACAGCGGCTTCGTGGGCGAGTCGAAGAGCGCGATTCTCCAGGGTCTCAGCGAGTCGCCGGAGCTGGTAGCGCGCTGGCGGCTGCTGCCGGCGGCGACCGAGCCCGAGCAGCGCAAGAGCCAGGCCCGGAGCTTCCTCCAAGAATACGGGTTGAGCCTGCCGGTGGTGCTCAAGCCGGACGTGGGAGAGCGAGGCTCCGGCGTGCGGGTGATCCGCACCGAAGACGCCCTCGACCGCGCCCTCGGAGAGACCACCGAGGATCTGCTGATCCAGGAGTATGTAGGCGGCGAGGAGTTCGGGGTCTTCTACCTGCGCCTGCCGGAAGAGCCCAACGCGAAGGAGCCCAGCTCTCAAATGACCCGGGGACGGATCTTCTCCATCACCGACAAACGGCTGCCGGCGGTAACCGGAGACGGCCGCCGCACTCTCGAGAACCTGATCCTCGACGACGACCGCCTGGTGCCCATGGCGCGGCATTACTTCAAGGCTCAGAGAGCGGACCTGGACGAGGTTCTCGAGGCTGGCGAAGAGCGGCGTCTGGTAGACCTGGGCACTCACTGCCGCGGCGCCCTCTTCTTCGACGCCGGAGATCTGGCTAGCGAGGAGCTGCTGGAGGTGCTGGACCGCGCCTGCCGGCACTACCAGGGTTTTTACTTCGGACGCTTCGACCTACGGGTGCCGACCCGCGAGCATCTGCGGCGGGGCGAGGGCATCCGCGTCCTGGAGCTCAACGGCGTGACCTCCGAGGCGACGCATATCTACGATCCGGCAGGACGCCTGACCGATGCCTACAGGACTCTCTTCGAGCAATGGTGCCTGGCCTTCGAGATCGGCCGCCGCAACGTCGAACGGGGGCACCGCGCCACCGGCGTGGTTCAGCTCCTTCGCTCGCTGGTGCGTTCCGCGGAGCAGCACAGCTGA
- a CDS encoding GNAT family N-acyltransferase, whose protein sequence is MFPQRQSPEDRSSNEASSSLDYPIHPDRIPSGTVRQGRYVLTFARDEAQLSSVLRLRFEVFNLELGEGLEESFELGLDRDPFDAVCHHLMVIDSQDGQVVGTYRLQTNEMATENQGFYSDGEFDLGELPPEVSESCVELGRACIHHLHRNRPVLFLLWKGLASYVAFNQKRFFFGCSSLTSQDPREGQAMLEYLTARGHRHPTVAVPPRPGLECEVESSTAEAAEDVNVPTLFKTYLRYGAKICGSPAIDREFKTIDFLMLFDLESLDERRYRMFFG, encoded by the coding sequence ATGTTTCCACAGCGCCAATCCCCCGAAGACAGATCCTCCAACGAAGCTTCGTCCAGCCTCGACTACCCCATCCACCCGGACCGCATCCCTTCCGGCACCGTGCGCCAGGGGCGCTACGTCCTGACCTTCGCCCGCGACGAGGCGCAGCTGTCGTCGGTGCTCCGGCTACGCTTCGAGGTCTTCAACCTGGAGCTCGGCGAAGGCCTGGAAGAGTCTTTCGAGTTGGGCCTGGATCGCGACCCCTTCGACGCCGTCTGCCATCATCTGATGGTCATCGACAGCCAGGACGGCCAGGTGGTGGGCACCTACCGCCTGCAGACCAACGAGATGGCCACCGAGAACCAGGGCTTCTATTCCGACGGCGAGTTCGACCTCGGCGAGCTGCCGCCGGAGGTCTCCGAATCCTGCGTTGAGCTCGGGCGGGCCTGTATCCACCACCTCCACCGCAACCGCCCGGTGCTCTTCCTGCTGTGGAAGGGTCTCGCTTCCTATGTCGCCTTCAACCAGAAGCGCTTCTTCTTCGGTTGCTCCTCGCTCACCAGTCAGGACCCCCGGGAAGGCCAGGCGATGCTCGAGTACCTCACCGCCCGGGGGCATCGCCACCCCACCGTCGCCGTTCCTCCGCGACCGGGGCTGGAATGCGAGGTGGAAAGCTCTACCGCCGAAGCGGCGGAGGATGTTAATGTCCCGACGCTGTTCAAGACCTACTTGCGCTACGGCGCCAAGATCTGCGGGTCTCCGGCCATCGACCGCGAGTTCAAGACCATCGACTTCCTGATGCTCTTCGACTTGGAGAGCCTGGACGAGCGGCGGTACCGCATGTTCTTCGGATAG